One stretch of Podospora bellae-mahoneyi strain CBS 112042 chromosome 2, whole genome shotgun sequence DNA includes these proteins:
- a CDS encoding hypothetical protein (EggNog:ENOG503NYAH; COG:K): MAAAAAASPVGLGNTDKRTLSITTTLGRDSSSPASTPASAASPSNVSTPTSSTSVSAPPIAIRPNAPNKPPSIKASTPLNMASPGVMSPGPGQQPMAMSMTSKEWVIPPRPKPGRKPATDTPPTKRKAQNRAAQRAFRERRAARVGELEEQLDEQKEEHDRVVQEFQERINHLETERQTLRSRCQWLQSQLDKERQERNSMLSAWDSQSPSSTGNHGRLPAPIQPQTNPLANISQPRRPLQPAPPKSSGPSAVPIAEPRPTTQPFSISNIISPPDEMMAPLGCGGCQVSGSCACAEAVLQDTDTAMGCGKCTLGSSCECLEEALRMSDLKRPHSPSSPPSAPEEKRHRSDAGIPMETDFTAMFAKDNRMSLPMVTQPPPQSLQPMMSLEARDSCGFCKDGTYCMCAEALMNPMSFQQPLPSVAEQTQTHTPPPSEDDVVPIPMEVTATGAIKLPGPRANQNRSSTNSNATQAKPSGNRCGPNGPGTCAQCLSDPKSGLFCRSLAANFEKNNPGASGGGGCCGGAGPGGGCCKSGNSDASQSAAPQPLPPMQTSASESGFPLALSCAEAYKTLASHRHFDQAADEIGTWLPKLKALPVPRPGSGGQGGGGNGGGQRLAPIEVEAASIMSVLKDFDIRFGRGD, from the coding sequence atggctgccgctgccgctgcttcCCCAGTCGGGCTTGGGAACACCGACAAAAGAACTCTTTCCATCACGACGACACTCGGCAGAGATTCCTCCAGCCctgcctccacccccgcaTCTGCGGCCTCTCCATCCAACGTCTCCACTCCCACATCGTCAACCTCCGTGTCAGCGCCTCCCATCGCCATCCGCCCAAACGCACCCAACAAGCCACCCTCCATCAAAGCCTCAACCCCTTTGAACATGGCGTCGCCTGGAGTTATGTCACCGGGCCCAGGGCAACAACCTATGGCCATGAGCATGACCAGCAAGGAGTGGGTCATTCCTCCCAGACCCAAGCCAGGTCGAAAACCTGCCACCGACACTCCACCAACCAAACGCAAAGCTCAAAACAGAGCTGCACAGAGGGCCTTTCGTGAGCGTAGGGCTGCTCGGgttggggagctggaggagcaaTTGGATGAGCAGAAGGAAGAGCATGACCGGGTCGTCCAGGAATTTCAGGAGCGTATCAATCACCTGGAGACCGAGAGACAGACACTCCGATCTCGTTGCCAGTGGTTGCAGTCACAGCTTGACAAGGAGAGACAAGAACGCAACTCAATGTTATCAGCATGGGATTCTCAGTCACCTTCGTCCACTGGAAATCATGGACGTCTTCCGGCACCAATACAGCCTCAAACGAATCCGCTTGCCAATATCTCACAGCCCAGACGACCTTTGCAGCCTGCTCCGCCGAAGAGCTCGGGGCCAAGTGCTGTGCCCATTGCGGAACCCCGACCAACCACTCAACCattttccatctccaacatcatctcccctCCCGACGAAATGATGGCGCCTCTAGGGTGTGGTGGCTGTCAAGTATCTGGGTCATGTGCATGTGCTGAAGCTGTGCTTCAAGACACCGACACAGCGATGGGATGTGGAAAATGCACACTTGGGTCAAGCTGCGAATGTTTGGAGGAAGCCCTCAGAATGTCCGACCTCAAACGACCGCActcaccaagctcaccaccctcggcacCCGAGGAGAAGCGGCATCGTTCGGATGCTGGAATACCTATGGAAACAGACTTTACCGCCATGTTTGCTAAGGACAACAGAATGTCACTTCCAATGgtcacccaaccaccaccacagtctTTACAGCCCATGATGTCGCTTGAAGCTAGGGACTCGTGCGGCTTCTGCAAGGATGGAACATACTGCATGTGTGCTGAGGCTCTCATGAACCCCATGTCCTTCCAACAACCACTACCATCAGTTGCCGAGCAAACACAGactcacacaccaccaccatcagagGACGATGTCGTCCCTATACCTATGGAAGTGACCGCCACTGGTGCTATCAAGCTTCCTGGTCCACGGGCAAACCAGAACCGCTCTTCTACCAACTCCAACGCCACCCAAGCTAAGCCCTCGGGGAATCGGTGCGGCCCCAACGGCCCGGGTACCTGCGCTCAGTGTCTTTCCGATCCCAAGTCAGGCCTCTTTTGTAGGTCCCTAGCAGCCAACTTTGAGAAGAACAACCCGGGAgccagcggtggtggtggatgctgcggtggtgctggaccAGGAGGTGGATGTTGCAAGTCTGGCAACAGCGACGCTTCTCAATCTGCCGCACCGCAGCCGCTTCCTCCTATGCAGACTTCTGCGTCAGAGTCAGGTTTCCCTTTGGCGCTGTCTTGTGCTGAGGCGTATAAGACGCTGGCTAGTCACAGGCACTTTGATCAGGCGGCGGATGAGATTGGGACTTGGCTGCCCAAGTTGAAGGCGCTGCCGGTTCCCAGGCCGGGGAGCGGCGGacaaggtgggggggggaatgGTGGGGGGCAGAGGTTGGCGCCTATTGAGGTTGAGGCGGCGAGTATTATGAGTGTTTTGAAGGATTTTGATATcaggtttgggaggggggattaA
- a CDS encoding hypothetical protein (COG:U; EggNog:ENOG503P1RP), giving the protein MSRSPASRSEVPSTFWQPKSANSHRRPQTITPTKMAQLGLPPNSRPTSSYSTNLNLYSPPSPKSQLPSRRSSLSSSATDDLENSSSLPFPAALSRRDFLAPDFDPASYLSTLHTGGPASRHQTLEDLRSELRDRSSAISAELLELVNSNYTAFLGLGDELKGGEERVEDVRVALLGFRRAVEEVQSRVRERRVEVGGLNQELRDVKGAVEMGRKMLELDERVSGLEKRLAVGGTGQQQQQQKRDGDSSDEENWDDDDEIFGSDDEQTQDEDGVEFVSSRPAKLAALARECVYVDGLAEAIGRDLPFVKKTDERIFRCRNTILLDLSTAVREARKAGVKGQGRVIKLLAIYGALDAQAEAVKVLREK; this is encoded by the coding sequence ATGTCCAGAAGCCCAGCATCGCGGTCCGAAGTACCATCAACATTCTGGCAACCAAAATCAGCCAACTCCCACCGTCGACCACAAACAATAACACCAACAAAAATGGCCCAACTTGGcctccccccaaactcccGCCCAACATCCTCCTACTcaaccaacctcaacctctactcccccccgtcccccaaatcccaactCCCCAGCCgccgctcctccctctcctcctcggccaccgACGACTTAgaaaactcctcctcccttcccttccccgccgccctctcccgTCGCGACTTTCTCGCTCCCGACTTCGACCCCGCAAgctacctctccacccttcACACCGGTGGCCCAGCCTCTCGGCATCAAACCCTCGAGGACCTGCGCTCTGAACTCCGCGATCGAAGCTCTGCTATCAGCGCCGAACTGCTTGAACTGGTCAATTCGAATTACACGGCCTTTCTCGGGCTAGGGGATGAGCTcaagggcggggaggagcGCGTCGAGGATGTGAGAGTAGCACTCTTAGGTTTCCGAAGAGCGGTAGAGGAGGTTCAGTCTAGGGTTAGGGAGCGGAGGGTGGAAGTAGGGGGGCTGAATCAGGAGTTGAGGGATGTcaagggggcggtggagatgggcagGAAGATGCTCGAGTTGGATGAGAGGGTGAGCGGATTGGAGAAGCGATTGGCGGTAGGAGGGacggggcagcagcagcagcagcagaaaagGGATGGAGATAgcagtgatgaggagaattgggatgatgacgacgagattTTTGGGAGCGATGATGAGCAGACTCAGGACGAAGACGGTGTGGAGTTTGTCAGTAGCAGGCCGGCGAAGCTAgctgctttggcgagggagtGTGTATATGTGGATGGACTGGCCGAGGCCATTGGTAGGGATCTTCCGTTTGTGAAGAAGACTGACGAGAGGATTTTTCGGTGTCGGAACACGATACTGCTCGACTTGAGCACAGCCGTAAGAGAAGCACGGAAAGCTGGAGTCAAAGGTCAGGGGCGTGTTATCAAACTGTTGGCGATTTACGGGGCCTTGGATGCGCAGGCGGAGGCTGTAAAGGTCCTGAGAGAGAAATGA
- a CDS encoding hypothetical protein (BUSCO:EOG092643Y5; COG:J; EggNog:ENOG503NZ88), producing the protein MASTHHCLASLARLSLSTPARPTVASTIPKFLVPSVAIPQVRHASGGGGGGMRKKPVKKKKTYKTFRSYDLSPMEQFTLCDAMRYLRAAEVGRPPTTVKYDLAVKVKTQKSGPVLRSAIRLPFPVKTDTRIGVICPEGSALATEAQQLGAVAVGEESLFEAIRRGEIAFNKLICHTDSQEALKKAQVARILGPKNLMPNPKRGTITSDIKETMQELIGADEYRERSGVVRMAVGQLGFSPKMLADNIKAFMSKLKDNINQLDDNIPKAIDEVVLSTTHGPGISLNGNFAPTDDKVKPEHLATVM; encoded by the exons ATGGCTTCCACACATCATTGCCTTGCCTCTCTGGCAAGGCTCAGCCTGTCCACACCAGCCAGGCCAACGGTCGCCTCGACAATACCCAAATTCCTCGTGCCATCGGTTGCGATACCACAGGTCCGGCATGCGtctggtggcggtggtggaggcatGCGCAAGAAGCccgtgaagaagaagaagacctaTAAGACATTCCGCAGCTATGATCTCTCACCAATGGAGCAGTTCACACTCTGCGATGCCATGAG GTACCTCCGCGCTGCCGAAGTTGGACGTCCACCTACCACCGTCAAGTATGACCTCGCCGTCAAAGTCAAGACCCAGAAGAGCGGTCCCGTCCTCCGAAGTGCCATTCGTCTGCCCTTCCCAGTCAAGACCGATACCCGTATCGGTGTCATCTGCCCCGAAGGCAGCGCCCTAGCGACCGAGGCTCAACAACTTGGTGCCGTGGCGGTGGGTGAGGAGAGCTTATTCGAGGCCATCCGACGAGGAGAGATCGCCTTCAACAAATTGATCTGCCACACCGACAGCCAAGAAGCCCTGAAGAAAGCCCAGGTCGCCAGAATTCTCGGTCCCAAGAATCTGATGCCCAACCCAAAACGTGGAACCATTACCAGCGACATCAAGGAGACGATGCAGGAGTTGATTGGCGCGGATGAGTACAGAGAAAGAAGCGGTGTTGTGAGAATGGCCGTGGGCCAGCTCGGTTTCTCCCCCAAAATGCTTGCCGACAACATCAAGGCGTTCATGTCCAAGCTCAaagacaacatcaaccaacTGGACGACAACATTCCCAAGGCTATTGATGAGGTTGTTTTGAGCACAACGCATGGCCCAGGGATCAGTTTGAACGGTAACTTTGCCCCAACAGACGACAAGGTCAAGCCAGAACACCTGGCTACTGTCATGTag
- a CDS encoding hypothetical protein (EggNog:ENOG503NUH3; COG:J), with protein sequence MKLEELHPIEALLTADFRSIEPRLQSLDKHLILRTYLHGYTLSELDTKVWQALRGNRAAFSFIKRGSLVNLARWFEFIEVMHPEIQDEIKAKDAAAKAKVAAASKAGGSYALNLQNTDQGVVTRFLPEPSGYLHIGHAKAALLSWYFAQQYKGQLRLRLDDTNPDKEKEEYQDAIIEDLAMMGIKCDTLTYTSDYFDYLYDMAIKMIKEGHAYADDTDQETMRNERWNGIASKRRDTPVEENLRIFEEMKKGSEEGVRYCLRAKLSVDNPNKAMRDPVIYRCNVDTPHHRTGTKWKMYPMYDFACPVVDSYEGVTHALRSTEYTDRNPQYAWFQKTLQIRKVHMWDFARMNFVKTFLSKRKLAKLVDTGKVWGWDDPRMPTIRGVRRRGMGIEALREFIIAQGPSRNVVTMDWTKFWATNKKHIDPIAPRHTALLKKDVVKVPVTGAEAPAQPFQEDRPKHPKNKDIGTKKVAFGPEILLDQADAKSFKEGEEITLMAWGNAFVRNIAEGDPITSLTCELNVAKGDVKTTEKKVTWLASSQTLVPAELWDFDYLITKDTLQEEDNMEDFLNPTTSTMEEAFCDEATAQLKKNDIIQLERRGYYRVDKGLDDWKEGEEKRLVLFNIPTGKTGSK encoded by the exons ATGAAGCTGGAAGAGCTCCATCCCATTGAGGCCCTCCTCACGGCCGATTTCCGCTCAATCGAGCCTCGTCTTCAGTCCCTCGATAAAcatctcatcctccgcaCCTACCTCCATGGCTACACTCTTAGCGAGCTGGACACCAAGGTCTGGCAGGCCCTCCGCGGCAACCGCGCCGCTTTCTCCTTTATTAAGCGCGGTAGTCTTGTCAACCTCGCTCGCTGGTTTGAGTTCATCGAGGTGATGCACCCTGAGATCCAGGACGagatcaaggccaaggatgctgctgccaaggcgAAGGTCGCTGCTGCCAGCAAGGCCGGTGGTTCTTATGCTCTTAATCTGCAGAATACAG ACCAGGGCGTTGTTACCAGATTCTTGCCCGAGCCTTCGGGATACCTCCATATTGGACATGCCAAGGCAGCTCTCCTCTCCTGGTACTTTGCCCAGCAGTACAAGGGCCAGCTTCGCCTCCGTCTCGATGACACAAACCCCGacaaagagaaggaggaataCCAGGATGCCATCATCGAGGATCTTGCCATGATGGGCATCAAGTGCGATACCCTCACCTACACCAGTGACTACTTTGATTATCTTTACGATATGGCGATCAAGATGATCAAGGAGGGACATGCCTATGCCGATGATACCGACCAGGAAACTATGCGCAACGAGAGATGGAACGGCATCGCTTCCAAGCGCCGCGACACGCCAGTGGAAGAGAACTTGCGCATCTtcgaggagatgaagaagggTTCCGAGGAAGGCGTCCGCTACTGCCTTCGCGCAAAGCTCTCGGTcgacaaccccaacaaggcCATGAGAGATCCTGTGATCTACCGTTGCAATGTGGACACGCCTCATCACCGCACCGGCACCAAATGGAAGATGTACCCCATGTACGATTTCGCTTGCCCTG TTGTCGACAGCTACGAGGGCGTCACCCACGCCTTGAGGTCCACAGAGTACACCGACCGCAACCCTCAGTACGCCTGGTTCCAGAAGACCCTGCAGATCCGCAAGGTCCATATGTGGGATTTTGCGCGCATGAACTTCGTCAAGACTTTCCTCTCCAAGCGCAAGCTTGCCAAGCTCGTCGATACTGGAAaggtttggggatgggatgaccCCCGCATGCCCACCATTCGTGGTGTCAGGAGAAGAGGAATGGGCATCGAGGCTCTGCGCGAATTCATTATTGCTCAG GGACCTAGCCGCAACGTTGTTACCATGGACTGGACCAAGTTCTGGGCTACCAACAAGAAACACATTGATCCTATCGCTCCCCGCCACACTGCTCTCCTGAAGAAGGATGTTGTCAAGGTGCCCGTCACAGGCGCCGAGGCTCCTGCTCAGCCCTTCCAGGAGGACAGACCCAAGCATCCCAAGAACAAGGATATCGGTACCAAGAAGGTGGCGTTTGGTCCCGAGATTCTGCTTGATCAAGCCGATGCCAAGAGCTTcaaggaaggcgaggagatCACTCTCATGGCTTGGGGCAATGCCTTTGTTCGCAACATTGCTGAGGGTGACCCCATCACCTCGTTGACGTGCGAGCTCAACGTGGCGAAGGGCGATGTCAAGacgacggagaagaaggttacCTGGCTCGCTTCTAGCCAGACTCTTGTGCCTGCCGAGCTTTGGGACTTTGACTACCTTATCACCAAGGACACGCTGCAGGAGGAAGACAACATGGAGGACTTCCTgaaccccaccacctctacTATGGAGGAGGCGTTCTGTGATGAAGCTACGGCccagctcaagaagaacGACATCATCCAGCTGGAGAGGCGTGGTTACTACCGTGTGGACAAGGGTCTCGATGACTggaaggagggtgaggagaagAGGCTTGTCCTCTTCAACATCCCGACTGGTAAGACTGGATCCAAGTAA
- the PNS1 gene encoding pH nine-sensitive protein 1 (COG:I; EggNog:ENOG503NW86) encodes MAYQGGEAANYYSPPHGGGGGPQYPPPNNSYEMQQPQNGYYNRPPPPPPPPPAGGGGYSNVPMNDGGYHNGYGAPPPPPPPTGPDGKMGPPPSYDEVFAVQKPKWNDLWAGVLFLATCAGFVAVSAISIQGYAATRNINSGGLNGQRNRFGLTTHTIWLFGWVLITAIVLSYGYMWVARKFTKQFIWITGILNVVLGFATALYMLSRKYYSGGIVFLIFAIFQLICFISWRSRIPFSVLMLQTAIDVAKNFGHVYLVSAIGGLLATLFAAWFSVTLVSVYVKYQPDPNNPACRQGAGGCSSGKVIGLIAFITFAAYWISEWLKNTIHTTIAGVYGSWYFNSRNFPTGVTRGALKRCLTYSFGSISLGSLVVAIINFLRQLASVARAQASSDGDILGMILWCIVGCLIGLLDWAVQFLNRYAFAHIALYGKAYVPAAKDTWKMIKDRGIDALVNECLIGPVLGMGAMFVGYATALMAYCYMVFTNPSYNSGGGFTPVVVAFAFLIGLQICNVFTTPLSSGIDTIFVASAWDPEVMIRDHPDLYHRMVAVYPEVQQAIHA; translated from the exons ATGGCCTATCAGGGCGGTGAAGCCGCTAATTACTACAGCCCACCtcatggcggtggtggtgggccgCAGTATCCCCCTCCGAACAACTCGTACGAAATGCAGCAACCGCAGAATGGATACTACAACCgacctccgccgccgcctcctcctcctcctgctgggggtggggggtatAGTAACGTGCCGATGAACGATGGGGGGTATCACAATGGGTATGGGgcgccaccgcctccaccgccgccgactgGACCAGATGGGAAGATGGGACCTCCCCCGAGTTATGACGAGGTTTTTGCGGTGCAGAAGCCAAAGTGGAATGATTTGTGGGCGGGGGTGTTGTTTTTGGCGACTTGTGCTGGGTTTGTGGCTGTTAGTGCTATTTCGATTCAGGGATATG CTGCGACTCGTAATATCAACTCGGGCGGCCTCAATGGGCAGCGGAACAGATTCGGATTGACGACGCATACGATTTGGCTGTTTGGCTGGGTGCTCATAACGGCTATTGTGCTCAGCTACGGGTACATGTGGGTTGCGAGGAAGTTTACGAAGCAGTTCATCTGGATTACGGGGATTCTCAACGTTGTGCTTGGTTTTGCGACGGCCTTGTACATGCTGTCGAGAAAGTACTACTCTGGCGGGATCGTGTTTTTGATATTTGCCATTTTTCAGCTGATCTGCTTTATCAGCTGGCGGTCCCGGATTCCGTTCAGCGTGTTGATGCTGCAGACGGCCATTGATGTGGCCAAGAATTTTGGGCATGTTTATCTTGTCAGCGCGATTGGCGGGCTGTTGGCTACGTTGTTTGCGGCGTGGTTTTCGGTGACGCTGGTTAGTGTCTATGTCAAGTATCAGCCGGATCCGAATAACCCGGCTTGTAGGCAGGGCGCGGGGGGATGTTCGAGTGGAAAGGTGATTGGGCTGATTGCGTTTATTACTTTTGCGGCGTATTGGATTTCGGAGTGGTTGAAGAACACGATTCATACTACTATTGCGGGGGTTTATGGGTCGTGGTATTTCAACTCGAGAAACTTTCCAACGGGGGTGACGAGGGGGGCGTTGAAGAGGTGCTTGACGTATAGCTTTGGGAGTATCAGCTTGgggagcttggtggtggctatTATCAATTTCCTGAGGCAGTTGGCGTCTGTGGCGAGGGCTCAGGCGTCATCGGATGGGGATATTTTGGGGATGATCTTGTGGTGTATTGTGGGGTGTCTTATTGGGTTGTTGGACTGGGCGGTTCAGTTCTTGAATCGGTACGCTTTTGCGCACATTGCGCTTTATGGGAAGGCGTATGTGCCGGCGGCGAAGGATACCTGGAA GATGATCAAGGACCGCGGTATCGACGCCCTCGTCAATGAATGCCTCATCGGCCCTGTCCTCGGCATGGGTGCCATGTTTGTCGGGTACGCCACCGCGCTGATGGCCTATTGCTACATggtcttcaccaacccctcgtACAACTCTGGCGGGGGCTTCacgccggtggtggttgcgTTTGCCTTCTTGATCGGGTTGCAGATCTGCAATGTGTTCACCACCCCGCTCAGCAGCGGTATCGACACCATCTTCGTGGCTAGCGCTTGGGACCCCGAGGTCATGATCCGGGATCATCCGGATTTGTATCACAGGATGGTGGCGGTTTACCCTGAGGTACAGCAGGCTATTCACGCTTGA